In Silene latifolia isolate original U9 population chromosome 6, ASM4854445v1, whole genome shotgun sequence, the genomic window taatattattttcataatttttttaccgacattattttgtcaaatgaaatttaaaagtttttatataaaaattagaaacatcacttgaatataaaataagaaatacatagtatatattataaaAACTAAAAGATTTTCTAAACATTAACTTaagttagaaatcattattgtagagccaataatacaaactcttttaagagttatctctgacaatacttaagggaatcaaaagattttgggttatgacttctatttataatcataagatcaccatgtcttatggtaatcttccgatgtggaacaattctaatatttatacatagtatattcaccacacttacgttacttttcaatgtaagacaaataacatactaagtacaccatttttttgcacctactttgacatcaacccgatttaataatgaaaaaatacaatacaatatacaatctaatgatagcatttttttgtcacaatctaattttcatacgatacttttttttcaaatgaaatataaagtttttatatcaaaattataaacatcactttaatataatatagaaaatgtatatatatggcacatttctattatttatacataatatattcacaacacatacattatttttcaatgtgggacatataacatactaaaaagtctatatcttttatatcaaaaaaatttggattaatacctaagtttcaaggatgcctcctatttatatttatagaatcaccctaccgtatactattatttcaatgtgagatacataatttaattatttagacgtagtatgttcataatgcctacattatttttcaatgtgaaagatataacataccaagaaatacatgtctcttcttaaaaaatcactattgtatacatattatttttctttgaaggtaaaaccacttagtctcgatcattagatatggatctctacatcgtacatataacgactcattaacgctctattactgcattcagaagacaaccattagtaaaatctttagttttgtattgcgagactaccattagtaaaacctttagttattttttgattttcttgttcatgttcttaactctttcccgggtagttcccaacgattttcactttatttttttatatcatatcgtagataatgatagaaaatcttaagagctctttaaaacaatatttatgagactcaacaaattttgggtggatacataagttccaaatatgcatcatatttataatcataggatcacatcaccttatactaatctttcgatgtgggacaattctactatttatatgtagtatatttaccacacttacttatttttcaatgtgggacaaaacatactaaaaagtacacaattttacgtattaagaagtacatcatctttaatatgtgcaaataatatgaaatttatactctaatgatagcattttttaacacaaagctaattatattattttcataatttttttaacgatatttttttgccaaatgaaatgtaaaagtttgatataaaaattggaaatatcacttgaatataatttaggaaatatacatattataataattaaaagattttccactttattttttacatcaaaaattatactttcctaaattgatttttgatgatgtggacgctctcagatcgctcgaaaaaactctcttttatatatatatatatatatatatattgttgattacagccttttataaatctcattttgaaaattacagccttatataattttttttgcaaATTACAGCCAAAATTTTACTTTTCTTCCAAAATTGCACCACCATCCTCTTTCCGGCCAAATTTGTTAAAAATTGACCGAACTACCCCTACCTAATTAACTCCCTACTTTACCCAATTTGTTTCTTTTTACTTCTCATTCCTTACACATTTTACACTCATTTAACCTAAACCCTCTCATCTTCTTCACATAATCCCCCAAATTATCCCCTAATTTTTACTCTACCTCTATCCTATATTGTGATTGATCCTCCGTTGTCAAAGAAAGGCAGCAGATCATGAGTGGGGAGGCGGTGGCAGAGTCAGATGATACAACTGCAAAAAGTAAGTATCCAAATACCCTTTTTTTTGTCTTAAATCTATCTTCAATTTggttgttgttggtagtgttgctGCAAATTTGTGTTTTCCCCAAAATGTTGTATTTCAATTGATTGAATCGAAATTTAGGGTTTATGTCTCAATTTAGATTTTGTTCTTAATTTCGTTTTTTACTGCATATAAAAGTGGTAGATATAATGGGTGTTGATTATTTGGTAAAAACTGAATCTTTAATTACTCAATTTACTCGACTGAATTTGTAGGGGCTTCATATTTTGAAGTGATGACCAATATTCGCATATACCATTCTGGGAGGTTTGTAAATAGGAAGGGTGAATTAGCATATGTGGTGGTGCTGTTGAATTTAAATGTGCAATCTGGCATAATAGGCTGAAtatggagtttttgagctctatTTGTGACAAATTCTATGATGAAGATATAGATGGTTTAGTCTTTGTCATATTTCACTACTGAGATACTATTGCCAAAAGCCATAAAGTTTCTTAAAATTCAGGAGGATATAAGGGTTTGGTTGGATACAAAGGATGAGACAAATTTCATAAACCTCTAcattaccaagaagaaatcaatccCTCCTCCAATACCAACCGAAActtcaaacttcaaattataaCCCAACAAAAATCACAGCCCATTTCTTTAGCCCAACATAAATCACAGCCCATATCTTTAGCCCAAGAAAAATCACAGCCCATTTCTGTGGCCCAacataaatcacaaaacaaaGATCTCTTTAGCCCAAGAAAAAGTGAGTCCATCAACTCTTCATCCAAAAAAAATCACATCGATATTGTCATTGGTCAAAGTTCTAGGACCACTTTACAACCCACCACTCTTGCCTTTAATCCACCCAGACAAATTCAAAGTGGCATTGCAATAAATCCACAACAAATCACGGCTTTAAGGAGGAGCCCTAGGATAAATACCACTAGCCCTATTATCAATCTTTCTCCGaacaaataaaagaaaaattTCCGAACTTTCTATAGATCTTGGAGGGAGACTGCAAAACCGCCACCTAGAAGGAAGTTGTTTATTGAAGAGCCAATTGAAAGTGTTGTTACAAATAAGGAGAAGGTTGAGGTGGTATCTGCTAAGGGTAAAGGGAAAGAGAAAGTTGGTGTGACTGTGAAgaacaaaggcaaggagaaggtGGTTGTTCTGAGAAGAACAAAGTAAATGAGAAGGGTGTTGTCTCGAGAATAAAAAGGAAAGAGGGTAAAATCATGTTCTTTTAGAAATAAGGGAAATGGGAAGAGGGTGAGAAGAAGCGAGGTTATCCGAAAAAGCATCACTGTTCATTGTTCGATGATTCAGAAGAGAGTGAGACAAATCTAAGTGATGATGGTGTGTCGATCCGAATATGAACCTGATTTGTTTTTAAACAACAATGACATTGAAGAGGTTGATATATTAGAAAGAGTTGAGAAAAGCTTGGGAGTTGAGGAAGATTTACAACCTGGTATTAGGGATGTTGATGATCTGAATGTTTTTGTTGGGGAAGATGTTGATTATAACTCAGATGAGCTGAATAGTATACAAGGCTCGGATGATGAAGCGATAGGGTTATCAAGTCTTCAATCCGGATAATGATTTCAAAGAAGCCAATTGTTCTAAAGGTTGGCCTCATATTTCCAAGTAATAAGGTATTTAGAAAAGCTCTTATTTATCATTCTGTGCAAAATGGTTATGATTTTTGGTACTCTCACAATTGTAGTGATAGGGTAACTGCCTACTGTGTGCAAAGGTGTCAGTGTGAGTGGAATTCTAAAAGATCTAAACTTGGGTTTGGGGAGTGTAAGTGTGAGGGTTGGAATTGTCATTACAAGGTTCATGCTACAAAGTTAGATATGAGTGATaattttcaaattaaaacatcTAATCTTGAGCATACTTGTAGTTTTAGAACCCATAATAGAAAAGTGACCTCTCAATTTCTTTGTGAAAAATACATTGAATTACGGAGGACAAACATGGACTGAAATTGAAAAATTCAAGAACCATGTTCTAAAGGACTTGGGAGTTGAGGTTAGCTATGATAAGTGTTGGTGGGCAAGATGTAGGGCTAAATTGATCATTTATGGAAACAACAAAGACCAGTATGCCAAGGTTTATGACTATGCTGATGCTTTAAAGAAGTATAACCCTGGTAGTACAAACCTTCATTCGTGTGAGGGCATTGAAAGACCTCCAGTTGTTTTCAAGAGGTTATATGTTTGCCTCAATGCTTGTAAGGAGGGCTTCATCAATGGTTGTAGGCCACTATTGGGAGTTGATGGGTGCCATTTGAAGGGAGCATATCCAGGGATGTGTCTTGTTGCAGTTGGCCAAGATGGGAACCATAACCTCTATCCTATAGCATGAGCAGTAGTAGAGGTTGAAAACAAGGACTCTTGGTGTTGGTTTCTGGAGTTGTTGTCAGCTGATTTAGGCAAGGTGGAAGGGGAAGGTCTGACATTTATGTCAGACAGGCAGAAGGGACTACTTGATGCACTAAATAAGTGGTGCCAAAAGCTGAGGTTAGGTATTGTGTGAGACACATGTGGTCTAACTTCAAGCTTACTTGGTCTGGTGAAGTTTACAAAGATACTTTCTGGTCAGCAGCAAGAGCAACAACTGAGGTAAGATCTTTCATTTTCTGGACTTATATAAGATTCCAAATTCTATCTGTTCAATTTATATTAGAGTTTTCTTAATTTTCTACTTATATGTAGGCTGAATTTAAAGCTCAAATGAAAGGAATGGAGATGTTATCCAAAGAAGCTTATCAATGGTTGAATAAAATCCCACCTAGTGCATGGTCAAGACATACATTTTCCACTCAAAGTAAGTCAAACATGCTCCTCAACAACTTGTGTGAGTCCTTTAATAATGTTTTGAGAGAGGTAAGGGACAAGCCTATCCTCACCCACATGGAGTGGATGAGGAGATATGTGATGAAGAGAAACTTTGAGAAAAGGGAAGGAGTTGGGAAATATAAAGCCAAGTTCATGCCTTATGCTGAAAAGTACACTAAGAAAGTTATTAAAGAGTCTAGGTTTTGTTTGGTTGAACGTGCAACAACAGAGTTGTTTGAGGTGGAATATAGGGGAGAGTTTCACAGTGTTAATTTACACACAAGATCATGCACTTGTCGTCATTGGGACCTCACTGGACTCCCTTGTATTCATGTTGTTGCTTCTATACTGAAGCAAAGACAAGTTGTGCGTGATTATATTGATGAAGCCTACTCTAAAGCCAAGTATGAGTCAGCATATGCACCTGTTGTTTTACCTATGCCTGGGTCTAAACAATGGGAGAAGAGTGGCTTACCTGAACCTCTACCACCACATGAGAGGAAGATGCTTGGCAGGCCTTCaaagaagaaaaggaggaaagaagCTGGTGAAGCATAGACAGAGAAAGTAAAGAGGCAGAAGAGGTCAAACAAATGCAGTAACTGTGGTGGGTTAGGACATTATAAAAGGACCTGCAAGAAACCAGCAGTTGAGGCTAGAGCTCCTAAAAATGCAGGTGGCAGACCATTGGTGAATACAGAATGGGCAAAGGAAAGAAGAGACAAGGTTGCAACAAGAAAGGCAATAAAGGAAGCATACAAGGCTGCTCATCCTTCTCAATTTGCAAGTCAAGTTAATTCATCTCAGGCAGCCACACAAGGAAGCACAGTAGCTGAGCCAAGCTGGGCTAGGGAAAATTGTTGAAGGATTAGTTTAGAAATCTGTAATTGAATTTCAAGTTatgtgttttgtttgttgtttctGAAAGTCTTTTTCCTTAAACTTCTGATTTTGGACAAGTTTGCCTGATTTTGGCCAAGTATTGGATGTAATATTGAACAAGTATTTGGAATGTAATGTGACAACTTATTTTGGAACAAATCAGTCTTTTTTTGTTATATTTCTCAAGATTAATAGCCAATTTCACTAC contains:
- the LOC141588492 gene encoding uncharacterized protein LOC141588492, whose product is MWSNFKLTWSGEVYKDTFWSAARATTEAEFKAQMKGMEMLSKEAYQWLNKIPPSAWSRHTFSTQSKSNMLLNNLCESFNNVLREVRDKPILTHMEWMRRYVMKRNFEKREGVGKYKAKFMPYAEKYTKKVIKESRFCLVERATTELFEVEYRGEFHSVNLHTRSCTCRHWDLTGLPCIHVVASILKQRQVVRDYIDEAYSKAKYESAYAPVVLPMPGSKQWEKSGLPEPLPPHERKMLGRPSKKKRRKEAGHYKRTCKKPAVEARAPKNAGGRPLVNTEWAKERRDKVATRKAIKEAYKAAHPSQFASQVNSSQAATQGSTVAEPSWARENC